Proteins from a single region of Polynucleobacter sp. KF022:
- a CDS encoding phasin family protein: MFQTQLNDQFANAQAKAIENAKHLAQVAVESAQELAEINQAAAKDALVAAQDTSSQLLAIKDPQQLAKLAQPEAAQEAAKYAAAYQAKVNKVVRNGNKEVAQVVDASIDDARADLVKFVKEATKTAPAGSEAFVSAFKTAFESSLQQFDQVRASATDAFANFEKSVDAAMANIQGQYAVAKPAAKSRKASA; encoded by the coding sequence ATGTTTCAAACTCAATTAAACGATCAATTTGCTAATGCACAAGCTAAAGCAATCGAAAACGCTAAGCATTTGGCACAAGTTGCTGTTGAAAGCGCTCAAGAATTAGCTGAAATCAACCAAGCTGCTGCTAAAGACGCTTTGGTTGCTGCTCAAGATACAAGTTCACAATTGTTAGCAATCAAAGATCCACAACAATTGGCTAAATTGGCTCAGCCAGAAGCTGCTCAAGAAGCTGCTAAATATGCTGCTGCTTACCAAGCTAAAGTAAACAAAGTAGTACGTAACGGTAACAAAGAAGTTGCTCAAGTAGTTGACGCTTCTATTGATGACGCACGTGCTGATTTGGTTAAGTTTGTTAAAGAAGCTACTAAGACAGCTCCTGCTGGTTCTGAGGCATTTGTTTCTGCATTCAAAACTGCATTTGAGTCTTCACTCCAACAGTTCGATCAAGTTCGCGCATCTGCAACTGACGCATTTGCTAACTTTGAGAAGAGTGTAGATGCTGCTATGGCAAACATTCAAGGTCAATACGCTGTTGCTAAGCCAGCTGCTAAGAGCCGTAAAGCTTCTGCTTAA